One window from the genome of Oceanisphaera sp. IT1-181 encodes:
- the nudE gene encoding ADP compounds hydrolase NudE: protein MGIDVADNKQKPQILATELVAQSRLFKVESVHLRFSNGVERLYERMKNSGRGSVMLVPMLDEHTILLIREYSAGTDSYELGFPKGLIDPGEDALVAGNRELMEEVGYGARQLIPLKQVTLAPGYFGSRMDILLARDLYPEQLEGDEPEPLDVVPWRLDQLDELMARPDFSEARSICGVYLLQNWLNKKE from the coding sequence ATGGGAATAGACGTGGCGGACAACAAGCAAAAACCTCAAATACTCGCAACTGAATTGGTGGCACAAAGCCGTTTATTCAAGGTGGAGTCGGTACATCTTAGATTCAGCAATGGAGTAGAGCGCCTTTATGAGCGCATGAAAAACAGTGGCCGCGGATCCGTGATGCTGGTGCCCATGCTGGATGAGCACACTATTTTATTGATCCGAGAATACAGTGCCGGCACCGACAGTTACGAGTTGGGGTTTCCTAAAGGCTTAATTGATCCCGGTGAAGATGCCTTGGTCGCGGGTAATAGAGAGTTAATGGAAGAAGTGGGTTATGGCGCGCGACAACTCATACCCTTAAAGCAAGTCACGCTGGCGCCCGGTTATTTTGGTAGCCGAATGGATATCTTATTAGCGCGAGATCTGTACCCTGAACAACTAGAAGGGGATGAGCCGGAACCACTTGATGTGGTGCCTTGGCGATTAGATCAACTGGATGAGTTGATGGCAAGGCCTGACTTCAGTGAAGCCCGCAGCATTTGTGGTGTATATTTGCTGCAAAACTGGCTCAATAAAAAGGAGTAA
- the hslO gene encoding Hsp33 family molecular chaperone HslO has product MTHIDTLHRYLFDNYQVRGELVQLQHSYQQVLASQNYPVPVQRLLGELLTATSLLTATLKFEGHITVQLQGDGPVSLAVINGDNLQQLRGVARWEGEVPDSDQLSDIVGNGYLAITITPFEGERYQGIVELGQRSLSESLENYFAQSEQLTTRIWLFTDLSHDMPRCAGMLLQAMPDGQGDDFSHLEALTNTIKAEELINLDAHEVLYRLYHQDAVRVFDPQAVSFQCTCSREKCEQALLQIGEAEALDVIQEQGKIEMNCDYCGQQYGFEETDIKSLFNEPPTLH; this is encoded by the coding sequence ATGACTCATATCGACACATTACATCGTTACTTGTTCGACAACTACCAAGTGCGAGGCGAGCTGGTACAACTGCAGCACAGCTATCAGCAAGTACTGGCTTCGCAAAACTATCCGGTTCCGGTACAACGGCTGCTCGGCGAGCTGCTCACCGCCACCAGTTTGCTGACCGCCACCCTTAAATTTGAAGGCCACATTACCGTGCAGCTGCAAGGCGACGGCCCTGTGTCATTGGCGGTGATTAACGGTGATAACCTGCAGCAACTGCGCGGCGTAGCGCGCTGGGAAGGCGAAGTGCCAGACAGCGACCAGCTGTCAGATATTGTCGGCAATGGTTATTTAGCCATCACTATTACCCCGTTTGAAGGCGAGCGTTATCAGGGCATAGTGGAATTAGGCCAGCGTTCTTTAAGCGAAAGCCTAGAAAATTACTTCGCCCAATCGGAACAGCTCACTACTCGTATCTGGCTGTTTACCGACTTAAGCCACGACATGCCGCGCTGTGCCGGCATGCTGTTACAAGCCATGCCCGATGGCCAAGGCGACGACTTCTCGCATTTAGAGGCGCTCACTAACACCATTAAAGCCGAGGAGCTGATCAACCTAGACGCGCATGAAGTGTTATATCGCTTGTATCATCAAGATGCGGTGCGGGTGTTTGATCCACAAGCGGTGAGCTTTCAGTGCACCTGCTCGCGCGAAAAATGCGAACAAGCCTTACTGCAAATCGGCGAAGCCGAGGCGCTTGATGTCATACAAGAGCAAGGTAAGATCGAGATGAATTGTGACTATTGTGGTCAGCAATATGGCTTTGAAGAAACAGACATCAAGAGTCTGTTTAATGAGCCGCCCACTCTGCATTAA
- the hslR gene encoding ribosome-associated heat shock protein Hsp15: MKAVTSSVRLDKWLWAARFYKTRSLARTMIEGGKVHYNGYRSKPSKLVEVGDLVKLRQGSDDREVLVLAISEHRGKAEQAQALYQETAESIKKREKNAEARKLNTLFAPSPERRPDKKERRSLLKIKHGQE; encoded by the coding sequence ATGAAAGCAGTAACTAGCAGTGTGCGGTTGGATAAATGGCTATGGGCCGCCCGATTCTATAAGACCCGCAGCCTAGCCCGCACCATGATCGAAGGCGGTAAAGTGCATTATAATGGTTATCGCAGCAAACCCAGCAAGCTGGTGGAAGTGGGCGATCTTGTGAAACTACGCCAAGGCAGCGATGACAGAGAAGTATTGGTGCTGGCGATCTCAGAGCACAGAGGCAAGGCCGAACAAGCCCAAGCCTTGTATCAAGAAACAGCCGAGAGCATTAAAAAGCGCGAAAAAAATGCCGAGGCGCGTAAGCTCAATACGCTTTTTGCGCCCAGCCCAGAGCGGCGGCCCGATAAAAAAGAGCGGCGCTCTTTATTAAAAATTAAGCACGGCCAAGAATAG
- the pckA gene encoding phosphoenolpyruvate carboxykinase (ATP) has product MTHPAQQLDLSQYGIHDATDILHNPTYEQLFIEETRSDLNGYEQGVETHLGAVAVDTGIFTGRSPKDKYLVRDDLTRDTLWWADQGKNDNKPMSQQTWTELKSLVTEQLSGKRLFVMDTFCGASPSTRLAVRFITEVAWQAHFVKNMFIRPTEAELADFEPDFVVMNGAKCTNPNWQAQGLNSENFVAFNLTERVQLIGGTWYGGEMKKGMFSIMNYLLPLKGIAAMHCSANVGKDGDVAIFFGLSGTGKTTLSTDSERALIGDDEHGWDDDGIFNFEGGCYAKTIKLSAELEPEIYAAIRRDALLENVTVLANGSIDFNDGSKTENTRVSYPIYHIDNIVKPASRAGHAKKVIFLTADAFGVLPPVSKLSREQAQYHFLSGFTAKLAGTERGVTEPTPTFSSCFGAAFLSLHPTQYAEVLAKRMDAVGAEAYLVNTGWNGTGQRISITATRAIINAILDGSIEEAEFVELPYFQLALPRHLVGIEDNAILDPRNTYAETQEWETKAQALAQRFIANFEKFTDTNEGKALVAAGPQL; this is encoded by the coding sequence ATGACGCATCCGGCGCAGCAGTTAGACCTTTCCCAATACGGCATCCATGATGCGACCGACATCTTGCATAACCCAACCTACGAACAGCTATTTATTGAAGAAACCCGCAGCGATTTAAACGGTTATGAACAAGGAGTCGAGACTCATCTTGGCGCCGTGGCCGTCGACACCGGCATCTTTACTGGCCGCTCCCCTAAAGATAAATACCTAGTGCGCGACGATCTCACCCGCGACACCCTATGGTGGGCCGATCAGGGGAAAAACGACAATAAACCCATGAGTCAGCAAACCTGGACTGAACTCAAGAGCCTGGTTACCGAGCAATTATCTGGTAAGCGCTTATTTGTGATGGATACTTTTTGTGGCGCCAGCCCAAGTACTCGACTGGCGGTGCGCTTTATCACCGAAGTGGCTTGGCAGGCGCATTTTGTAAAAAACATGTTTATTCGCCCTACCGAGGCCGAGCTCGCCGACTTTGAGCCGGATTTTGTGGTGATGAATGGCGCTAAGTGCACTAATCCTAACTGGCAAGCCCAAGGCTTAAACAGCGAAAATTTCGTGGCCTTTAACCTCACCGAGCGGGTGCAGCTGATCGGTGGCACTTGGTATGGCGGTGAAATGAAAAAAGGCATGTTCTCCATCATGAACTACCTATTGCCGCTCAAAGGTATTGCCGCTATGCACTGCTCGGCGAACGTCGGCAAAGATGGCGACGTGGCTATTTTCTTTGGTTTAAGTGGTACCGGTAAAACCACGCTCTCCACCGACTCGGAGCGTGCGTTAATCGGCGATGATGAACACGGTTGGGACGATGACGGCATCTTTAACTTTGAAGGCGGCTGTTACGCCAAAACCATTAAGCTCAGCGCTGAACTGGAGCCAGAAATTTATGCCGCCATTCGCCGCGATGCACTGTTAGAAAATGTCACCGTGTTAGCCAATGGCAGTATCGATTTTAACGATGGCAGCAAAACCGAAAATACCCGCGTTTCTTACCCTATCTACCATATCGATAATATTGTTAAGCCCGCTTCTCGGGCCGGCCATGCCAAAAAGGTCATTTTCTTAACTGCCGATGCCTTTGGCGTATTGCCGCCGGTGAGTAAGCTCAGCCGCGAACAAGCTCAGTATCATTTTTTATCGGGTTTTACCGCCAAGCTGGCCGGCACAGAGCGCGGCGTTACCGAGCCCACCCCCACTTTCTCTAGCTGCTTTGGGGCCGCTTTCTTAAGCTTACATCCTACTCAATATGCAGAGGTGCTGGCCAAACGCATGGATGCGGTTGGCGCCGAAGCGTATTTGGTGAATACCGGTTGGAACGGCACCGGCCAGCGCATTTCAATTACCGCCACCCGCGCCATTATTAATGCCATTTTAGACGGCTCTATCGAAGAGGCAGAGTTTGTTGAGTTACCTTACTTCCAGCTCGCTCTTCCTCGCCACTTAGTCGGCATAGAAGACAATGCCATCTTAGACCCACGTAATACCTACGCCGAAACTCAGGAGTGGGAGACAAAAGCGCAAGCTTTAGCCCAGCGTTTTATCGCTAATTTCGAGAAGTTTACCGATACCAACGAAGGCAAGGCATTGGTAGCCGCAGGCCCACAGTTGTAG